In Cygnus atratus isolate AKBS03 ecotype Queensland, Australia chromosome 29, CAtr_DNAZoo_HiC_assembly, whole genome shotgun sequence, the sequence ccccggcgccaTCTTGGAGCGCCCCGtgaggcagggaggcaggagcccAGGCGTGGAGTCTTCAACAGTTTATTAGAAAGAAtgtagacattaaaaaaatccccgCTGCTCTGAACACAAactgaggttgtttttttttgtttgttttgttttttttttcttcctttttcagccTTGTCGCGAGCTGGTCAAATAAACTACCGTAAAAGATCCCACTAGTGTCCAACACCTTGTCACTCATTTCCATACCAACAGTGCAAATACGATTTGGTCTAAATGTACAGATGGACAAGCAACAACGCGCGGCCCCGCGCTCGGGGggaagctggagctggggcGCCGCTTTCAGCTGGGATACATCTGAACACGCCACTAGCGATTAAATACCAAACAAAGaggattttgtttcctttttaataaaaacattagtGGAACACACCTGAAGACACCACAGAGGTATTGCGCATCACCTGTTAAATTTTGTGACCCAATTAGCTAACGTTGGTTCAGCCAGTTTTTGTTCCAGGTACAAGCTTAATTTTGGATCTACCTGCAGGCCACAGAGGGGGGAAAATGTCAATTTACCACTTGACGTAAATTCAGAATTCTCCCATTGTAATTACATCTGCTACGAGGCAAGGAGGCTCTGTAAACTTTATTGCAACTGTTCTGTATCGATTGCCTACACCTCAATTGGTTTTTGGAAGTCTGGAAAACGGTTCATGCATAACATTATTGCCTCTCGTGGCTTAAGACTGCCCCGCACAATGGTACACACCTACCATCAGTGAAGCCATTTAAAATGGACTGAAAATGGGTTAAAGGATGCAATATCTCCCTTTAGGGCTATCAACTCAGGAATTCTTATCTCAATTATGAAATGTGATGAAGTTCTTTCCCCAAACCCTGAAGACAACAGTTTTTCTTACTCCAGATCTGGCATttctagagggaaaaaaaaagtaagagattagttagttttttttttttttctttaaaaaaaaaaaaaacaagctccCAGGAGCCCTATATCACAAGGAACACAAGCGAGAAGATACAGCCCTTGAACAAGACATGCATAGGGCAGTTTAGGGTCTCTGACCTCACCGCAGCTGGCACTCTGAAGTGTGTACGTGCAAAGAACCACCTCCAATCTCCGTACAGCCCCTGCCGTGTAAGTGCCGAACTTGCACAAACCAGGCCAGCACTGCGAGCGCTGAAGCTCCGTGTTGGTGATGGCTGCTGTTACAGCCAAAGCCTCATCAGgactgcagcagcctgggaagGTCAAACTAGTATTTCGTGCTGGCGTGCTAAGGCTTTCACTAGATTATATCGTCTCATGCTGCTGGAGCAAGGCACTGGCATTAGCTGGCAGCCTGGATTTAGCAAGACTGACAGGACAGCACAtctgctggctctgcacagctccCTCAACTAGCAGCCCCCAGCAAGCCCCCAGACTGTTGCacagatgcagaaaaaacaagaacaccAACTTACTTTCATCATCACTGTCTGGTGagtcctggaaagaaaaaacaccattaACTGGAGCAGACTGTGCTTGGAGGCACTTTCAAAGCTCAGTGTAGCAAGCACGCTGTCAGTAAGCGTATTTCAAGGAACTACAGGACATGCTTTAGTTAAGCTTTACTAGTAAAAAACAGACCTGTAACAACCAATAATCTCTGCAGAAAAGTATGACGCCAAGCTGCCCAGGACACTGCAAGCTTCGATCCAGCTACTCGAGGGGATTTTGCCAGACCACGCCACTTATCCAAAGTTTGGCAGTCTACGCTATTAACAGTGCTGAAGTGGGGAATGCAACTTTAACTTCAGCGAGTAGCAGTGAACGTGCAGCGCCCTTAGCCAGCCCTACACACGTTTACTGCAAAGTACTTACATCTTCTGCCCCATCTACTTCTGGTAGGTCTACGTCGTCATCTCCACCCATGTTGTTCATCATCTGGTCAAGAAAGATAATAGCCACGTTACACAGAGGGAAGCCAACTCCAATCATTTGGTGAACAGGGGAACGCTAACGATCTATAAATAGCTTGAAATTGCTATAAACATCCACCTGCTGCTTTGACAAGTCTTGTTGCACCTAAGCAAAAATTACCAGGTGAAGAGGCAAAAAACTTTGAACTGATTTAGTGCCGACACGTGCAATGGGGCCATCATTTGTTTCATATTTGGTAACGAGCACAAACTGACCATCGCACTGCAGTGCCAACAGCTCACACAGCATGGGTTCAAGCAGCTGGAGTCTGGCTCCAGagctgaggtgtttttttcctgtcctggaCACTCGTTTGTGAGCACTGCGCTCTCTACCCTTTACAGTCAACTTTCACGCTGCACTTATTAGACAGTGCAGCACGGCTGCTACTCACATACAACCAGCAATGCTCCACGACACCATAAATTATtgttataaattaattttgctcCAAGCAACATTGTCCAGGTGGCACCAAGTGGGAAACCAAGAGCCGTGCCTCAGCTAACTGTCAGAGCTTGCCCCGAGAGCAACGGccaagaaagcaggaggaagagtaGGCCAAGGAGTATGACTCCCTGTAGCTGTCAGTCACTGTTTGCCCACAGGCAAAAGGAAACCCAATCCTCCACGTATTCATCTTCCTATACCTCGGAAAAGCGATCAAAATTGGACATGTCTTCATCTGAATCATCTTCCCAGTCTTTCCAGTTGTTGAAATCCACACTGAGCCAGTTGAGCTGTACATCAACACAAGAAGTTATTTAAGGACAAGCAAGAAATGAACTGTTACTACTCAGAGAGTCACTCAGAACTGCCACTCTGATCAGGAGCGTGGCAAGTGAGCCGTTAACTGCTACATAATTTAAACATgacccaaaataaaaataaaataggggAGACATGAGCTACTGCTCTGCCCATCAGAGCACCCAAACCCACCTTTGCCCTCTCTTTTGTTAGCCTTGGCCATGCCTGACCAGATTCTCCTTTTCGTAAACAACACAAGATAGATCTGTCTGTTCTTTTATGCTTTGATTCCTGGaagaagagggaggggaaaaaaagcaagcatctgTTAGTATTAACAATCACCAACATCACCACATACTTGTATTAGATTCATTTCTCTTCAGCTATCAACTTATTCTTTGACTCAAAAATACTGTCCGCTCTTTAAGCTAGGTCGCAATACTGGACAAAGTTGTTCCTCAGACTGTAAGAGCTTAAACTCAGATACGTGGGAGTGTCTTTGGATGGCTGTAAGATGATGTAGTATTCGTCAGAGTAACTCCCATTATGAACAGATCTAAACAAATTCAAAAACCAATGGTACGCTTTTAGTCAGAACACCGCTGCACATCAAACTATCAAGAAGTGCAGCCAGGCGGAGCGGTACCAGTTCTGTTTGGGACTGCCTGAACATAACTGGGGCAGTTTTATAGCACCCCTTACTGCCTGCACACATGGGACAGGGGGTGACAGCGAGTATCATCAGAACTGGAAGCCTTTACGATGCCACCTGTCAAGCGACAACTAACAAAGCCCCCCTGAGCAGCACCCAATTTGCTTCAGAAGGGTGGGAGGTGTGCATCAGAAGGAGCTGAGCGTTCTGGACACAGCAGTAAAAAAAGAATCCAGAGGATACTTACATTTGGATCAATATTATTAAAAAGGTcgatttcatttaaatgtttaaagttATCGCTTCCTCCAAGACAACTGttaagagaaaaacacatctttaGCAGGAAATATAGCACAAATACACTTCAATAACAGAACTTgctactttaagaaaaaaacctgATCAGCACCAGTACAGCTTTTGGGCATCCTTGTGCCTCTCAACTTTGTGGAGGCCCAGGTTACACTTACCTGAACGTAAGTTtggatttttcaaaatttacatTAACATCTTTACTGTCTTCAACGCAAAATTCAATAAAGACATAGTCCCTTCGGTCGTACCACTTCGCAGAAGCAGGCTGCCTGCAAACAGACCGGTCAGAAGAAATTCAAATTAGGGTTTGTATCTTTCTGCCAGTATTTAAAAGATTCAAGCCTCAGCCTTTTGCCGCCAGGTAAGCTCAACTTTACCTTACCTTACGTTTCTCCTGATACACAGCTACAGAGCAGCTTGAGTTTTAGTGCATGTAGAGAACTTTAACTAAAGGAATTCCACCTGTTCTTAAAAGTGCTACAAGCTTACCATTAACAATCGTTTAGAATTCGTTTAAGGCACAAAGGCTAGAGAGAAGACGGAACGTTCAGGAATTTTACCATGAACAAAACCCAGCTGAGATCAGCACCGCTGTGAAGAAGGAAGAATCGCTGTTCTGACCCTCGCTACGGCATCCTACGAACGCAGACTCGAACGGCGAGCTGGCTGCATCCCTCGAGGGTCCCACTTCTGGCTTCCCCCAGACATCAAAACGAGCCGCGGCCCGTCCGCAGCATGAAAAACGCTCCTGAGCCGCCGCACGTTTGCCGATCGGCAGCGACAACTCACCCGCCAGACAAGCAGCGACGCTCGAGCGCGGCCATTCCGGCCTCAGCCGCAGGCTCCCGCcgcctcccctccttccccggCCGCTGGAGCCCAGCCCCGAGCTCAACGTCCGCATTCCAGGGGCGAGCGAGCAGTGCCCGGCGGGAGCTGCTGTTGCTAAGCCACGGGCGATGAGCGCGGACGCTCTCGCGCCCCGGCCGCGTTCCAGAGCTGCGCGACCCAGGCTGGAATTTCGCAGCCAAGGCGCTGCCAAGCCAGGGCCGACGCTCGCGGCTCTGAACCGACGCTCGCTCACCTCGACGCTTAGCGCGGCCGCGCGGAGCACAGGGAGCCAAGCACCGGGACACCGGGAGCGCTCCTCTCCCTGCGCGACCGAGCGTCggcccctgcctgctgcaaggCGGGGACGTTTGGGCTGCGAGCGTTGCAGCCCGAGAGCAGAATCACCTTTCCAGAACCTTCCAGGTGACATCGCTAAGCCTCCAGAACGGATTTCGACGCACCTGTTGTCAGCAGATTCAGCCCTTAGATACTGGGCTCACCCACGTTGTGCCAGGTCGGGTTAAGCTCGCGCCTCCCCCGGGACGCACGGGACCAGCGGCAGCTCCGCTGCTCGCAGCGCGCCGCCCGCCACCCTCACGGACACCGCTCCCAGCTGAAACCCTGCCTCGTGTGCTCGTCCCGAGCGGAGCACAAAGACAACGGGGGCACAGCTGCTGTGGTTTAGCTGCAGAAGGGGCACGGGCAGAAGGAACGCCAGGAGGAAGGGCTTTCAGCGAGGAAAGCAGACGCTGAAGTCCCCTCGGCCATCAAACTCTGGCACCAGAGGGAGCCCACCCAACTGGCGATCCTCGCCCCACTGTTAAGCCGCGGCTGGTTTCATCCTCACAGCTCCCCGCGCCTCACAGGGAAACGCTCCTGCCTGCTCCGAGGTCTGCCTGGAGCCACGAGCCGCGAACGCCTGAGCCCAGCCAGCAACCGAGCTCTCAGAGCGGGCAGTTCTGAGCGCAGCCCTCGCTTTCCAGCGAGCCACTGCCCCTCGGGGCGAAACCTCTTTCCCCTTTAGCAGCACTTTTAAGAAATACTGCGGGAGGCGTCTGTTTTTTCAGATAAAGGtcaacaacagcagcagtttcCTCACTATGGTATTAATTCCTTACTGGAGACAGATTGCCTCTTCTCCTGGGGAATACAGGGCTCTCCGAGGAAGGGCGAGGCCGTGGCCGACCCGCTCAGCTCCCCTCTGGCTGCCCTGtgcctccccgtgccccccagaCCCAAACCGCCGCGCCTGGGCGCCAGCAGAGGACGAATCCTGCTGCGTGGAACGGGGTACGTCGCTCAAACGCGCTGCCAGCAGAACAGAAATCGCAGTGTCCCTGCTAATGATGATGCCGGGGCCTTTTGTGCACGGCATCAATACTTCCCAAGCGTTTCGCAGCGTCAACGGAGACGTCCCCGGCCTTCCCGGGAAGCTGCGCGCGTTCCTCAGTCGTGTCGCTCCGGTTTGGCCGTGACCTTGATATCTCGCCAGGATCAGGCGCGCCAAGGCACCCGCAGTGCTCACACGGCTTCCAAACTCTTTACAAGCCACCCTAGAGCTGAGGGAAGCTCGCGGGCATCGAAGCCACGCAAAGAGGGATGAGACCAGAGAGTTTCCTAGAACAGAAGCCGTGCTTCTAACAGCGAACCTTGGTTGCCTCCCAGGCATCCGGTGCCTCCCACCCTGAAGGCGCTGACTGCATCACGGACAGAACCAGTCAGCCGAGTCCGTTCAGCCGTTTCTCCTACCCTCCcgtagtgggtttacgtggcaaggtttcggtagcagggggccataggggtggcttctgcgagaaggatctagaagctgccccatgtttggtaagggccccgctgctgaccagagctgagccaataacAGATGTTGTTTGCagctctgtgagagcagatttaagacagggaaaagaaaaaaaagaaaaaaaaagctgcgccacacagcagccgGGAGAGTGAGAGGCGTGAGGAACAcccttgcaggtgccaaggtcagtgcagaaggagggggagaggtgctccaggcgccggagcagaagtcccctgcggcctgtaGTGAGGACCacggtgaagcaggttgtccccttgcagcccatggagtaccatggtggagcagggttccacgctgcagcccgtggaggagaccacggtggagcaggtggacctgcactgacagaggctgcggcctgtggaggacccctgccggagcagattccgggccagacctgtagctcgtggagaggagaccacgcaggagcaggtgacctggcaggagctgctgcccgtgggggatccaggttggagcagtttgctcctgagggatggaccccgtggtacggacccgtatctggagcagttcttgaagagctgctgcctgtgggcagcccccgcagactcagtttgggaaggacggcatcgcgtgggagggaccccacggggagcaggggcagagagggaccgagAAGGAGCTGCGGAGACGAAGTGctagggactgaccgcagcccctgttcccctgcgctgctcggggggaggaggtgcaaGAGGGCGGATGGGGGGAgggtgcttttggtttctttcctttgcttctcgcttctctagcttgttagtaataggcaataaatcttactacctccttatgctgagtctgttttgcccgtccAATAATTgtgatctccccgtccttacctcaacccttgagccctttgcgtcgtattttctccccctttctctttgaggagggggagcgaGAGAGCGACCGTGGTGGAACTtggccgcccacccgagtaaaacccCCACACCTCTCATCCTCTCCCTCAAAGGGAGAACGGGAACTCCCTCCAGCCGCCTGACGAGGTGCTTCTAATCCCGACTTCGCATTCAGAATGGCGCAGGCCACGTGGGAGCTGCCACCAGAAGGGGTGCATGGGACGAGTCTCACCCGGCTGATTCGCCTCGCTGCCTACGCCCAGGTTCCTGGGAGGCAACCGCACACGCCGAGGCCGACGGCGAGGAGCACACGTGCTCAGAGCCCTTCGGAGAGGTGCTTCCCCCACGCCCACACAAAACCCTGCTCTGTTTTCTCACCGGCACGGAGGAACACCAGCCGGGCTTCCAGACAGAGGCGTTTGTTACGCGGAGAGCCCCCCACTTCCTCCTTCCCGCTCAGCTGCGCTGAGCGCATGGGACCggaataaattaatttcccaTTCCCTCCACCTGGTGCCAACAGCGGTGGCTCGAGCACGCAGCCCGACCGCGCAGCGCAGGGTCGGAGGACGAGCCCCCGCACCCCGCAAAGACCTGTCCGAACTACGCCTGCTGCCACCCGCAGGTTTTTGGGTACTTCCTGAAGAGCCGCAGCCGCCGTGCACCTGTATTTAACGTCTCCACCGGCTGTTGCTTCCAGAGGACACCACGATGACGCCGTGGACCATCGCTCTCTTCCCCGGGGCCCAGGCAGCTGCCCAGAGCCCCGGACGCCCCGTTCCCTTCCCAAGCCCGACAGCGGGCGCAGAAGCAGAGGTCCTCGCGTCCTGTACCCACGGGCCGAACCACAAGTCCCGCTGCTTGCTGTCGATGCCATTGAGAAGGTTCCAGACCTGCCCGCGTGCTTTTCCTCGTCTGTTCTGCAGGCTGTGACCCACTGGAGCTCAGCCTTCTTTCCTGGAAAGCACGCTGACAGCTCCTACAGCTGAGGGCATCGCAGAAGTCGGCTGCCCAACGATATTTTCACCCCCCAAACAGGATTACGAGAAAAGCCATTTAGGTCTACAGGCGGCGGCAAGAATTTTGGTTTACGTAActacttttgctttcatttttataccCCACCAAGggtgttgctatttttttttttttttttaaaaaaaagcaactgtttcAGGATGATGTATTCTGCAAACGCTACGCAAAGAACTCCGGCTTCGTTACGTTCTTCTCGCTTTCAGTCACGTTAAGGAGAAGCAGCCCCAGACTCGCAGTTTCGGAAGGGCTGCGGAGACGTAGATGCCTCACCAGCGACAAGGCGGCAAAAAGCTCACgtgggctgctcctggggcGGCCAACGCTCCCCTTGGTACTTCAGGCAGAGGGAAAACAGCTCAGAAGGGCGCCGCCGGTCCCATCGCGTAACCCACCGCAGAGTTCTCGGGAAACGCAGGCGCACTTTCAGGGAAATTCGGACCGCCGGCGGGGAAAGCTGCCGGGAGCCGGGCGGGCAGCGCGCCTCTTCCTCGCCGCTTTCGTTTCGCTCTCTGAGCCACGGCCACGCCGCGCTGCTCGgctcctccaccgcctcccgGCGCTGCTCAGGGCTCCCCCGCGAACGGCGGGCACCGGTTCCGGGACACGGAGGCGGCCTCGCAGCGTTACGAGGCCACcggaccgggaccgggaccggccGAGGCTCTCCAGAGCGTCGGATCCCGCCCGGGGCCGGTGCCCCGCTACCCCCGGGGACCTCTCCCGCGGTGCTCGCTTTAACGGCGGAAGGGGAAACCGTGCGGGCGGCTTCCCTCCGCCGTCTCTCCGCTGCCCGCCGGGCTGAgcgccgccgcgccccggggAACCCCGCGCGTTCCGCCACCCAccggccccgctcggcccccccggtgccggccCCGGCTCCACCCCGGCCctcggcccccccccgggcggCTCCGCCCCGGCCCCATTCATCGCCCGCCGCCGGTGCCCGGGCCCCGAGGAGCGCGGCGGGCGGCTCCCGGCCGCCCCACGGCGCCTCCGGCGGGCGGCAGCgcggcgggcccggcccggggccacgcggcggggccgggccaaGGTCACGGCGCGGAGccgccccccccttccccctcccgcCGCTaccggcggggccgcggcctcCTCCCGTCGCCCTCCCGCGGGCCTCACATGGCgaatggcggcggcggcggctccggctGACGCTCCTCGGAGGCGGGGGGGGACCCGGCAGCGGACTACCGGGGCGGCTCCGGTCCTGGAGGCGGCGACAGCGACGGGGCGGGaacgggaccgggaccgggaccgggcaccgggcaccggggtCGGGGCCGGTCGGGGCTCGGCGGCTCCGCTGCGGGCTCGGGGCTCGGCGCGGCCTCGCTCCCACAATGCCCCGCGCgctccggcggcggcggcgcccagCGCTGGTGACGCAGCAAAAAccccgccgcgccgcctcccgccgctgCGCAtgcgcgccgcccgcccgccgccggcctccccccttccccgcGCAGgcgccgcccgcgccccgcccctCGC encodes:
- the PTGES3 gene encoding prostaglandin E synthase 3 isoform X2, producing the protein MQPASAKWYDRRDYVFIEFCVEDSKDVNVNFEKSKLTFSCLGGSDNFKHLNEIDLFNNIDPNESKHKRTDRSILCCLRKGESGQAWPRLTKERAKLNWLSVDFNNWKDWEDDSDEDMSNFDRFSEMMNNMGGDDDVDLPEVDGAEDDSPDSDDEKMPDLE
- the PTGES3 gene encoding prostaglandin E synthase 3 isoform X1; its protein translation is MASTASSGTCGSARGYRTRGPLLLRPLSGLGRERGVRGSGQLPGPRGRERWSTASSWCPLEATAGGDVKYRQPASAKWYDRRDYVFIEFCVEDSKDVNVNFEKSKLTFSCLGGSDNFKHLNEIDLFNNIDPNESKHKRTDRSILCCLRKGESGQAWPRLTKERAKLNWLSVDFNNWKDWEDDSDEDMSNFDRFSEMMNNMGGDDDVDLPEVDGAEDDSPDSDDEKMPDLE